The following is a genomic window from Malus sylvestris chromosome 7, drMalSylv7.2, whole genome shotgun sequence.
CTTCTGTGCAGGTCCCTTTCTTTaatatctttctttttgtttcttatatCTGAATTTGTTGATTGAATAGTTCATGTACATTTAAAGAAATTAGACCGTTGATTCTGTTCGGTAAATTATTGTTACATTTTATCTTGCAGATGATGAAATTTTTAGAATTATAGAATTATGTCATAAGGGTATTTTCTTGTGCAGAGAATGGTGATGGCATTGTCATCTGATACAGCGGTTTGGGATGCTGTGATGAACAATGAGGTGGTGCGGGAGCTCCGGGAGTCTTCCTATGCAGGTTGGTGTGATATGAATTTCAGTAACGAGTATCAGTAATTGAATTTAGGGTTCTAATTATAACATTCTAACATTGCAATAAGAGTCCACGAGTCTCATATTGTGTTCACAGCGTCTTTTGTTATTCATAGATGCCTCTTTTACGTGTTGTTTTCCTGGTGTTAGTTGTATCTGTTGCTTATGTATGTATGTTCATACGTGTTTCACAAGTAAGATGAATGTAGTCATGACTAATGCTGgtttcgacatgaatttttcatCATCGACGCAGATGAAGAAAATAGCTCTGATAGTCCACAAGAGAATTCTGATGATAACAACGATAAAGCAACAAACATTGTGAAATGGATCTTTCAAAACACTATGGCAAAAGTCATGGAAGCAATCGAGAAAGTTACGAAGGTCATGGGCGATTTATTTCAACCTCCAAGCAGTGGAAATGCGAAAGCAGAAGCCAGCAATCGCTTTGAGGACAAGCTGAAAACATCGTTCATGCTCTCCGTTGTGGTCCTGTTGATTGTGGTGGTTATTCGAACCCACAAGGCTTCACCCTAAATCCGACGACATCACATTGTATATCCCCATTGGATGACTTGCTGTTGAAGTTTTCCAATCCTCTGCATTGTTAAGCATTTTATGTTTCAAACTGTGCTTTGTTATGGTCTTCCAGTGCTGGTACATTTGCAGGATGCCTGCAATATGGGGATTTATGGATACGACCTATGTTTTTTGTTTGCGAGGGTGGGATGAACAACGTCTATTGTACACAACTTTACATTGTTtaaccttcttttcttttttttaatattagtaattacatgtttttagatatcaataaattttttttattgccaCCAGAATCTTTTGGCAACAAGTACAACCGAAAACACAACTCGAACAGTAATTACCAAACAGTTGAGGTTCAACTGTGCAATTTTCACTTGAAAGGCCAAGTACATCTCATCACTCTTTATCCGAGTTCAAATTTCCAGTAGATTTCAATAGTTTAGAACAGATTTTTTAGGTGTCATAATAGTTTACTATTGCTTTGTTAAACATATAAGGTTTTTTACAGTAATGCTATTCTTACCACATTAATATACCACATCAGTGTACCACATTatgtggcatctgatgtggctgtccacatcatctaaattaatcataatttaatttaaattaaaaaccatttaataaaccaataataaataaataaatctggAATTAAATGATGTTTGTGACATACGAGGAGTCTTCttattccttccttccttccttccttccccgtTGCTTCTTCTCCCGTTTCTTCTTCCAcgccattttttttgtttcagccCAGATTTTTTCACGTTAGTGTGGATACCACAATCTCAACTAATTCTCATACGACAAAGATTCATCGATGATCCCCTATTTGGATAGATTGTGATGAAGAAATTATTGGTTTTTGTGTTTGGGTAGGCTTTTCGATATTTTGGACTGTCAAAGAAGGGGAGTTCAAGCGTAAGATTCGCGGTCCAAAGTGCAGGATGGGAAGGGTAAAGCTAAAAATTAAGGGGTTGGAGAATACAAATGGGCGTCAAGCAACTTATGCTAAAAGGAAGAATGGCATCATGAAAAAGGCTAATGAATTATCTATACCGTGCGACATTGACATTGTCCTTCTCATGTTTTCGCCAACTGGAAAACCTTCGTTGTGCAacggggaaggaaggaaggaaggaatggggaaggaaggaagaaacgGGAGAAGAAGCAacggggaaggaaggaaggaaggaataaGAAGACTCCTCGTATGCCACAAACATCATttaattccatttttttatttattattgatttattaaatggtttttaatttaaattaaaatatgattaatttagatgatgtggacagccacatcagatgccacatAATGTGGTATATTAATGTGGTAAGAATAGCATTACTGGg
Proteins encoded in this region:
- the LOC126630652 gene encoding uncharacterized protein LOC126630652 isoform X1, translated to MDIDDPSARRRMHGFISKAQPRKNREPTVPTPDVGGDDDDGQETRRAQTLLSEYNERRRGDKVEKMLQSHGSERVYDAFHLLQIESSVQRMVMALSSDTAVWDAVMNNEVVRELRESSYADEENSSDSPQENSDDNNDKATNIVKWIFQNTMAKVMEAIEKVTKVMGDLFQPPSSGNAKAEASNRFEDKLKTSFMLSVVVLLIVVVIRTHKASP
- the LOC126630652 gene encoding uncharacterized protein LOC126630652 isoform X2, which encodes MFCLYVQLKCGSQVYNLELLFRMMSVLKRERRRGDKVEKMLQSHGSERVYDAFHLLQIESSVQRMVMALSSDTAVWDAVMNNEVVRELRESSYADEENSSDSPQENSDDNNDKATNIVKWIFQNTMAKVMEAIEKVTKVMGDLFQPPSSGNAKAEASNRFEDKLKTSFMLSVVVLLIVVVIRTHKASP